A window of Pseudomonas putida genomic DNA:
TGATCGAGTTGATCTGTGGATAAGCCTCGGCGACCTGCCTGGGCAGGCCCAGCGCGTAGGTGTTGCTGAACTTCGACGGGGTCAGCCAGATCAGGCCCTTGTTCGCGTCCAGTGCCTTGACCTTGGCGTAGGTAGCCTCGGCACTGGGCATGCGCTCATCGATATGGTTGTACGACACCAGTGACACACCGGTGTATTCCCACATCAGGTCTAGCTGCCCGGTTTCCTGGGCCTGGCGCGCGATGCTGCTGCCCAGGCCGCTGGTGACGCGCACGTCGAAGCCGTTGGCGCGCAGGTATTGCGCGGTGATTTCGGCGAGTACGGTCTGTTCGGTGAACACCCGCGCGCCGATGCGGATCAACGGTTTTTCCGCTGCCTGGGCAAATCCTGCGAACAGCAGGGCCGCGCCCAGCAGCAAGGCGATTCTCTTGTTCATGCGTTCCCTCTTGTTATCCAGCCAGGCCACGTTCCAGCCAGCGTTTGCTGGAGGCACTCACCGCCGCGTCGAGCACCAGCGCCAGCAGCGCGGTGCAGGCAGCGCCGAGCAGCAGTTGTGGCTGGTTGTTCAGGGCAATGCCGGGGAAGATCAGGCTGCCCAGGCTGTTGGCGCCAATCAGGAACGCCAGTGGCGCGGTGCCGACGTTCAGCGCCAGGGCCACGCGCACACCGCCGACGATGATCGGCACGGCGTTGGGCAGTTCCACCTGCCACAGTTGCTGACGCGGGGTCATGCCGATGCCGGTGGCGGCTTCCTTGAGCGAGGCGGGGACGTTTTTCAGGCCCTCGTAGGTGTTGCGCACGATGGGCAGGAGGGAGGCGAGGAACAGCGCGAAGATCGCGGGCCCGGCGCCGATGCCGAGGATACTCAGGGCGATGGCCAGAACGGCCAGGGGAGGGATGGTGTTGCCAACGTTGAACAACTGCATGAAGCGCTCGGCTTTGTCGACCCGGTGCGGTCGACTCAAGGCAATGCCGGCGGGGATGCCCACGGCCAGCGCCGCCGCCATCGAAGCCAGCACCAGTACCAGGTGCGCTTGCAGGTAGAACCCAAGATCGTCGCGATAACGCGCGATCGTGTCGATGCCGATCCAGTGGACCAGCAGGGCCAGGATGACGAGCACGGTGGCCCATCCCAACAGCCCTTTTCCGTAGCGTTTTGCCACAGGCGGACTCCTTGTGTAGTCGGCGAGCACACTTCTTGGTTGCCGGCCATTCCTGGCGGCGGGTGGTGTGTTCGCGAGTAGCAGCGTGAGGCACCCCGTAGGCTGCGATCAGGCCATGAGCCGAACCCCGTCGGGCCCGATATTGCTGATGAAACCAGTCCCCAAGCGAAGCGGGTTGCGGGGGAGTGGACGTCTCCGAGGGCGTAAAGGTTCCCATCTGGGGCGGCATTTGGCCAGTGCTAATCACTGGGTGTTCATGAAAACGGCGAGAAAAAACAGTGGTTTAATGTTCTGCAGGCGTTGAATGACCTGCTCTGTGGCGATTTGTCGGGATAAACGGATTGACTGGTGAAGGTATTGTGGCTGTGCCGGCCTCTTCGCGGGCACGCCCGCTCCCACAGGTACCGCACAGATTTTGGATGCGGTGCGGTCACTGTGGGAGCGGGCGTGCCCGCGAAAGGGCCGGAACAGGCATCGCCGGTGCAGCAGGTTTTGGTCCCGGCCCAACTTCAGGTATGATATCGCCCCTTTTAAATCCCCCAGTCAGGCGATTTCCCATGACCAACCAGGCCGCCGAAGTCGCGAAGCGCCGCACTTTCGCAATCATTTCCCACCCCGACGCCGGTAAGACCACCATCACCGAGAAGCTGCTGCTGATGGGCAAGGCCATTGCCGTCGCCGGTACCGTGAAGTCGCGCAAGTCCGACCGCCACGCCACCTCCGACTGGATGGAAATGGAGAAGCAGCGCGGCATTTCCATCACCACCTCGGTGATGCAGTTCCCGTACCGCGAGCACATGATCAACCTGCTCGACACCCCAGGCCACGAAGACTTTTCGGAAGACACCTACCGCACCCTGACCGCGGTGGACTCGGCGCTGATGGTGCTCGACGGCGGTAAAGGTGTAGAGCCACGTACCATCGCCCTGATGGACGTGTGCCGCCTGCGCGACACACCGATCGTCAGCTTCATCAACAAGCTCGACCGCGACATCCGCGACCCGATCGAACTGCTGGACGAGATCGAAGCGGTACTGAAGATCAAGGCTGCGCCGATCACCTGGCCGATCGGCTGCTACCGCGACTTCAAGGGCGTGTACCACCTGACCGGTGACTACATCGTGGTGTACACCCCGGGCCACGGCCACGAGCGCACCGAAGCCAAGATCATCCAGAAGCTGGATTCCGATGAGGCCCGTGCCCACCTGGGCGACCAGTACGACTCGTTCGTCGAACAGCTGGAGCTGGTGCAGGGTGCCTGCCACGATTTCAACCAGGAAGAGTTCATCAACGGTCAGCTGACCCCGGTGTTCTTCGGTACCGCGTTGGGCAACTTCGGTGTCGACCACGTGCTCGACGCAGTAGTCGACTGGGCGCCGCGTCCACTGGGCCGTGTTGCCCACGAGCGCACCGTCGAGCCTGTGGAAGAGAAGTTCACCGGTTTCGTGTTCAAGATCCAGGCGAACATGGACCCGAAACACCGCGACCGCATCGCCTTCATGCGCATCTGCTCGGGCAAGTACGAAAAGGGCATGAAGATGCGCCACGTGCGGATCAACAAGGACCTGCGTATCGGCGATGCGCTGACCTTCTTCTCCTCCGAGCGCGAGCAGCTGGAAGAGGCCTATGCCGGCGACATCATCGGCCTGCACAACCACGGCACCATCCAGATCGGCGACACCTTCACCGAAGGCGAGGCGCTGGGCTTCACCGGTA
This region includes:
- a CDS encoding ABC transporter permease, whose product is MAKRYGKGLLGWATVLVILALLVHWIGIDTIARYRDDLGFYLQAHLVLVLASMAAALAVGIPAGIALSRPHRVDKAERFMQLFNVGNTIPPLAVLAIALSILGIGAGPAIFALFLASLLPIVRNTYEGLKNVPASLKEAATGIGMTPRQQLWQVELPNAVPIIVGGVRVALALNVGTAPLAFLIGANSLGSLIFPGIALNNQPQLLLGAACTALLALVLDAAVSASSKRWLERGLAG
- a CDS encoding peptide chain release factor 3 — its product is MTNQAAEVAKRRTFAIISHPDAGKTTITEKLLLMGKAIAVAGTVKSRKSDRHATSDWMEMEKQRGISITTSVMQFPYREHMINLLDTPGHEDFSEDTYRTLTAVDSALMVLDGGKGVEPRTIALMDVCRLRDTPIVSFINKLDRDIRDPIELLDEIEAVLKIKAAPITWPIGCYRDFKGVYHLTGDYIVVYTPGHGHERTEAKIIQKLDSDEARAHLGDQYDSFVEQLELVQGACHDFNQEEFINGQLTPVFFGTALGNFGVDHVLDAVVDWAPRPLGRVAHERTVEPVEEKFTGFVFKIQANMDPKHRDRIAFMRICSGKYEKGMKMRHVRINKDLRIGDALTFFSSEREQLEEAYAGDIIGLHNHGTIQIGDTFTEGEALGFTGIPHFAPELFRRVRLKDPLKSKQLRQGLQQLAEEGATQVFFPERSNDIILGAVGVLQFDVVASRLKEEYKVECAYEPITVWSARWIGCDDKKKLEEFQNKAMENLAIDGGGHLTYLAPTRVNLSLMEERWPDIKFRATREHH